One window of Vicinamibacterales bacterium genomic DNA carries:
- a CDS encoding alpha-ketoglutarate-dependent dioxygenase AlkB, producing MLRSVGLFGELQVLPEGFLYEPQFLSSAEHQSLLDAIRPLEFHEVRMHGVIARRRVIQYGWKYAFDGARLSEGPPLPGFLLPVRARAAIFASVPADALSEALITEYPPGAPIGWHRDAPGFGIVVGISLLSACRFRFRRGPERGSERVTLTLEPGSAYVLSGPARTEWQHSIPEVETLRYSVTFRTLRKR from the coding sequence GTGCTGCGGAGTGTGGGGCTGTTCGGCGAACTCCAGGTCCTGCCCGAAGGGTTTCTCTACGAGCCGCAGTTTCTGTCGTCCGCGGAGCACCAGTCGCTCCTCGACGCCATCCGGCCGCTCGAGTTCCATGAGGTCCGGATGCACGGCGTCATCGCCCGCCGCCGGGTGATCCAGTACGGGTGGAAGTACGCGTTCGACGGCGCGCGTCTGTCCGAAGGACCGCCGCTGCCCGGCTTTCTCCTGCCGGTTCGCGCGCGTGCGGCCATCTTCGCGTCCGTCCCGGCTGACGCGCTGTCGGAGGCGCTGATCACCGAGTACCCGCCCGGCGCCCCTATCGGCTGGCATCGCGACGCGCCCGGATTCGGCATCGTCGTCGGGATCTCGCTGCTGTCCGCCTGCCGGTTCCGCTTCCGGCGCGGACCCGAGCGCGGCAGCGAACGGGTGACGCTCACCCTCGAACCGGGCTCCGCGTACGTGCTGAGCGGCCCCGCCCGCACCGAGTGGCAGCACAGCATCCCCGAAGTGGAGACGCTGCGTTACTCGGTGACGTTCCGCACGCTCAGGAAACGCTGA